The sequence AGTAAGGGTGCCGGCGCTAAGACAGGCGCCTGTGAGCCAGGCGGTGATTGTTTTCATATACTGTGTTGTGATCATTGTTTATTTTAATTCCAGCACTACTACAGAACAGGGTGGCAGCTTTACAGAGAGGGTGCTTCCTTTGAGGGAGGCGCCGCTGAAAGCTGCCGGTTTTACCTGCTCAGGATTTTCAAAGGTATTGTGATCCTGTATCTTTCCGGAAGCCAATATCCTGCCGGTAACACCGCTGTATTTGCCGCCTTTCAGGTTCAGGGTAATCTCCTGCGCGTTCTTGGCGTCAATGTTTACCAGTGATATATGGGTGGCGCCCAATGAATCTTTGGAAGCGGAGCAAGAAACGGCCGGCAGTTTCTTATTACCCAGCATGTAGTCTTTTGTTTTGATGGCGATGGGCAGCAGTTTGGCATCCTGGTGCACATTGTACATTTCCATCACGTGGTAGGTAGGCGTGAGGATCATTTTTTCTTCATTGGTGAGCAGCACAGCCTGCAGTACATTGATCGTTTGCGCCAGGTTGGCCATGCGCACACGGTCGCAATGGTTGTGGAAAATGTTGAGGGTCACGCCGGCAATCATCGCATCGCGCATGGTATTTTGCTGGTACAGGAAACCAGGGTTGGTGCCGGGTTCCACATCATACCAGCCGCCCCATTCATCCACCACGAGCGCCACGCGCTTATTGGGATCATATTTGTCCATGATGGCGGAGTGTTTGATCACCAGCGAATCCATCTGCAGGGCGCGCTGCATGGTAGTGAAATATTGCTCTTCTGTAAAGCCGGTAGCAGGTCCCTTGCGGCTCCATTCTATAACAGAATAGTGGTGGAGGGCCAGGCCAGCCACCATGTTGCGGGGAATATTCTTCATCAGCACTTCTGTCCAGTTATAATCGTCGGAGCTGGCGCCGGAAGCAATGCGGAAGATACCGCCTTCCGTCCAGCCGGTCATGAAAGTGGCATATTTGCGATAGATGTCTGCATAATATTCTGGACGCATATTGCCGCCGCAGCCCCAGGCTTCATTGCCTACGCCCCAGTATTTTACATTCCAGGGTTTTTCACGGCCATTTTGTTTGCGCAGGTTCGACATGGGACTTTCTCCCGCAAAGTTTACATACTGTACCCAGTCGGTCAGTTCCTGTACGGTACCGCTGCCTACATTGCCGGCGAGGTAAGGATCTGTGCCGATGAGCTCGCACATATTGAGAAAGTCATGGGTACCGAAGCTATTGTTTTCGGTAACGCCGCCCCACCAGGTATTCACGATGGAAGGGCGTTTGTCTTTAGGTCCAATGCCATCTTTCCAGTGATAGGTATCGGCAAAACAACCGCCCGGCCAGCGCAGGTTGGCGATCTTTAATTTCTTTAAGGCTGCTACTACATCATTACGTACGCCGGCCGTGTTGGGTATCTTACTGTTTTCGCCCACATAAAAACCGCCATATACACAGCGACCCAGGTGTTCGGCAAAATGACCGTAGATCTGTTTGCTGATAGTGAGTTTGGCCGCATCGGCATTGACAGTGATCTCATTCTGCGCAAAAGCAGTAAGTCCACCGGATAGTACCAAAGGAAGGAAAAACAATCGTTTCATAATCCTGTATTTTATTAATTGCATCAACATTGATTAAGTGTAATAGGTACGGTTATTCAAATATAATAAGCCTGCCGTAGAAACAGCAGGCTTGTTTGTAATAATCAAAACTACTGCTACGCTAATCTCGTCACTTTATTTCAGTGAAACCTTTTGAGGCGCTGTATAATACAGTTCCTGCACACCTGCCGTTTTTACCCCCAGCCTTACAAAAACATAACCCTTGGTGGTGGCTGCAGCGGGTATGGCGGCGCTCAGCGTTACCGGCTGGGTGATGTCTATAGCGGCCGCGGCTTTCGAAGCATTGGCGGCGTTGTTGCTCTGATCGGTGATCGTCGTCAGACCAAGGTACAACCTTACCGCTTCCAGTGATTTGCTGGTATTAACAGCCTGTACAGTAAATGTAGCATCTATGTTGCTGCCATTCTTTTGAAAGGCCTCATTTTTAATGATGAAATAAGGATCTACGGGTACATCTATTACTGTATTGCCGCTTACTGTTACATCTATAGAGTCTGTATTATCAGCCCAGGGGCCATTACCTTTTAAGCGTACCAGCTTATACTTGCCGTCGAAGAGCGAAGCTGAAAAGGAACCGTCCTGGTCTATGTACACCGGTATTTTGGTAAACAACTGGTAACCGCGCTGCCATAGTTCCAGTTGAACACCATTGGAGCGTACGCCTACTGGTTGCCCCTGGTAAACCACTTTTCCGGTGAGCAGGGAAGAAGGCGGTGCATAGTTGTCTTTTTTGCAGGCAGTCAGCATAATGATGGCCGCCGATGTTATATAGAAGAATGCTTTTATTTTCATAACCATCTTATTATTAGTGGAAAGGATTTCTTACAAGTTTCGGATTGTTGTTGAGAACGCCCTGGTCAATGGCAGAATAATAGTTGCCCATCTGGAAAAAGCGTGGCGCTTTGAAGCGTGGCGCTACCATTTTTACAAAAACGTATTTACCATCGCGGGCTGCATCACCGGGGCGGATGATGCGGTAAGGATACAAAGCATATACTACATTGTCCGGATTACCGGTTTGTCCGTTCCATACCTGGTCGGCAATGCGCCAGCGTTTGAGGTCCCATACGCGGTGATCTTCGAAAGCCAGTTCCACGCGCCGTTCATTCCTGATCCTGTCCATGGTGAGCGTGGCATCGGTAACACTATTGGCGCCAAAGCCGGCCCTTTCCCGCAGGGCGCTGATCCAGGTGGCTGCATCCGCTTTCTGGTTCAATTCAAAAGCAGCTTCTGCCGCATTCAGGTATATTTCAGCCAGCCTGAACCGTACCCACCATATATCGCTGAGGATACCGCGGGTGCTGGTGCCAGCGCCTGCATCCAGGAACTTACGCATATAAAAGCCACTGTTGGTCACTTCCTGGATTGACCGGTGCGGACCGGAACTACCCACCAATAATTTCCCATCGCCATCCGGGTAAGCCGTGCCTCCATATATAGCGCCGAGTTGGCTGCCTTCAATAGTTTGATAAGCAGCGCCATTCCATTTCATCACACCGGCCTGTATCTGCACAGGCAGACCTTTAAAAGTGCTGCCGGGATAAATAACAGTACCGTACAGGCGAGCGTCTTTGTTGGCGAAGATGTCCTGCAGGTTGTCATAATAAATGAAATCACTATTATCCGGCAGGCGGGTCTTCAGGGCGCCATTGGAACCATCGAGGTACTCATAGCTTTCCACCAGGTTGAGGGATGGGGTAATGCAGGAAGAAGAAAGGTTGTCTTCCCGGATACCAAGCGGAATATTATCATAAGAGAAGCCATGTCTTTTGTTCTTGGCCGACAGGAAGTCACGCACAAAGATGGCTTCTTTGTTGCCGATCTTCTTCACTACTGCTTCATAGAAGTTCTCGCCCAGGTTGCCGGTATTGACTTTGTACAAAGCAAACGCACCGCTGGTGATGATCTCTTTGGAAGCTTCGAGCGCTTTGGTAAAGTACTCATTGGCCTTTTCGGCAGGAATGCCTACTTCGCCGCCAGGCAGGGTGATGGGAGAAGCCATGAGGTTGTTGTACTTGGCAATGGAGCCGGCATACAGCATGGCCCTGCTTTTGAGCGCCAGCGCCGTGTATTTGTTGGCGCGGGTATTGCTGGGGGTGCCGTTGGCAATATTCTGCAGGTCTTCTTTAATAGCATCCATTTCACTGGCGATGAAATCATATACTTCTGCTTCTTTGGCCCGTGGGAATTGCAGCGGAGTAGGATCGCCACTGAAATCATAAATGAGCTGCTTGGTTATCAGGGGTACGCCACCCATTCTTTTTACCAGCTCAAAATATACATTGGCCCTTACGAACCGCAACTCAGCAGCGAATTGCTTTTTCTGCACATCAGTGAGCTTAGTGCTGTATTTATCGATGCTTTCCAGCGCCAGGTTAATGTCGCGGATAAGACCATAATCCCAGAAAAACCAGCGTGAATAGGCATAAGAGATAATATTGTTCCGGCCGTCTTCACCGGTATAACCACTCCACATGGCGTCATCATAATCGGCCATATTACGCCAGTTGCCATCTACGCCCATATCAGTGGGCAGGCGGTCATAATAGTTGGCCAGCAGGCCCAGGATCATTTTGGGGTCATTCCATACCTGCTCTTCAAGAATAATGGTCTGCGGCGTTCTTTCCAGCCAGTCTTTTCTGCACCCGGCCATCAGGGTGAGCAGGCTGCTTATAATAAGGATGTTATATATTGTTTTCATCTGTGTCTTTTTTATTTTTTTAATTAGGCCAGATGGAACGCCTGATAATTTCCTTTGTGTCTCAATATTTTTAATTAGGCGTTTCATGATCGTATTAGTTGAATGATACATTAAAACCAAAGTTTACCAGCTTCTGCTGAGGATATACAAGGCCATTGGAGGAACTGATCTCGGGGTCTATCTCAAACTCCCGCACGTTGTCGAAGGAGAAGAGATTCGTACCGTTTACATATACCCTGAGGTTGGATACACCAAACCGTTTGGTGAGTTTTGGATTGAAGGTGTAAGCCAGTTCCATATTCTTGAGCCGGATATAACGTACATTGGTAAGCCAGAAATCATTCTTGCGTGAGAAGTTTACATGGTTGTAGTCTTTGCGCAGGGCAGGATAAGTGCCGGCTATCCACTTACTGTTGGGATCATAGGGGTCTTCCCGATGCCAGCGGTCGGTGAGCATATATTCCGGTGAGTTACCATTATTCTGGAAAGGATTCCTGAGTTCCCAGTTCCTGAAAAAGCTTTGCATGGAAGAGCCTGCGAAATCAACAGCGAGACTGAAGCCTTTATAAGCGATCTTGCCATTAAAGCCGAAGCTGAGGTAAGGTTGCGCGCCTTCGGCATAGCCGATGGGCCTTTCATCCATGCCATTAATGACACCGTCGCCGTTCACATCTTTGAACTTAAAGTCGCCAGGCAATTGGGAGCGGTTGCCCTGGCCATCGTTGTTGATGGTATAGTTGTCTATCTCTTCCTGGCTTTGGAAGCGGCCTATTACCTGGTATCCCCAGTTGATATTGCCCCAGCGTTCTTCCCAGGCGTTGCGGTACAGGTCCCAGGAATTGCCGAAGCGGGGTTTATAGAAATGCAGGTCTTTCCGGCGTGCCAGGGTGCCGTTCACGGAAACAGACCAATCTATTTCACGTGACTTTTTGCTGTACGTCAGCATACCATCTATACCAAGGTTAGCTTCAGAAGTGAGGTTTTCATTGGGCAGTGAATAACCTACTTCACTGGGCAGTAATACATCGTAGCGGCCGGCCGGCAGGCCTGTGCGTTTACGTTGCCATATATCAAATGAGCCGGAGAAGGTGTTGTCGAACATGATAAAGTCGATACCGATATTGGTAGACTGGTTATTAACCCAGGAAAGATTGGTAATAGGCAACCCTCTTGGCCGCAGGCCGATGACATAGGTGCCATCCAATACGGCACTGCCTTGTGAAAAGTTATAACCACCGAGGTAACCAAAGGCGCTGATGCCTACTTCACTGCCTGTTTCACCATAGGAGCCCCTGAGCTTCAGTTCATTCAGGAAAGGCAGTTTGTTCTTGAGGAAGGACTCTTCCGAGATGCGCCAGCCTACGGCGAACCCGGGAAACAAGCCCCAGCGTTTGTCCTTGATATAGAGATAGGAACCTTCATAGCGCAGGAAGGCATCGAGGATGTATTTCTGCTGGTAGTTGTAACTGATCCTGCCGGTATAACCTGCCCTTGCTTCTGTGCTCCATTCGTCGCCGAGATAATCCTGGTTGGCAAAGAACATGGTGGGGATATAGTTATTCGGCGGAATGGAGTGGAGTGCGAGATAGGAGTTTTCCATATCCGATCTTTCATAGGCGGCCAGGGCCGTAATGCTGTGATCACCCAATTGTTTGGCATAGTTCAATTGGAACTGTCCAAACCGGGACCAGATATTGCGTTTGTGTCTTTCGCGCCAGGGATTCTGGTTGCCGGTCCTTAATTCGTATACATCGGTAGACGGGTTGTACGTATAAGCATTGTAGGTAAACTCAAATCCATCAAAATCTTCATTGGTATAACCATAGGAAAATAAAGCTTTGGCCGTTAACCCAAACTTGAAATCGTACTGTGCCGAAAGGTTCACATCCATCGAACGGAATACCTCATCAATATAGCCGGTCACGTTATTTTTATAGGTGGCGGGGTTGATGTTTACGCTGTGACCCTGGTTAATGTAATTAGGGTTGTCATTGGCATAAGGCGGTTCAATGGGCCACATACTGGAGATACTGAGCAGCGGATTGAAGTAGTCATCCAGGCCGGGTACTCCCACGTTGTGGCGGGATTCAATGCGGCCACGGATCTGGGTGCCTATCTGCAGACCTTTGGCAATGCTGGCATTGAGGTTGGCCTGCATATTGGTGCGTTTGAAGTTGAAGTCCCGCAGGATGGCATCCTGGTTGAGGTGGCCGATGGAGAAATAGTAATTCGATTTGGCCGAGCCGCCGGAAGCGCTGGCATTGAGGTAATATTGTGGTACGTTGGGACGGGTTACGATATCCATGTAATCATAACTTTTGTACCCTTTTTCTGTACCAGTTTCCCATTTGGCCAGTTCCTGCGGAGTATAGAGTTTGTTGGGATCATTACCGGCATTTTGTTCCGCTTCCAGCAGGCCCCGTACATACTGGCCGGCATTACCCGGTTGGGGGAAGCGGGTAAAATTCTGCAATCCATAATAACCGCTGATATTGATGCTGGTGCTTTCATTTTTCTTACCCTTTTTGGTAGTCACGAGTACGACGCCATTGGCCGCCCGTAAACCATAAATGGCAGCAGCGCCATCTTTCAGGATGGAGATGCTTTCAATATCTTCCATACCGATCTGGTTAAAAATATTGGTGCCCGATACGCCGGTATTAAAGCCAAAAGCAGTAGTACCATCGTTGTTGCTGTAGGGCACGCCGTCAATGACGTACAGGGGATTGCCCAGGTTCCTGATCTGAATATTGGTGCCATTACCGGGGCGGGCATCGGTGGCGCGGAAAGTGATACCGGGCAACTTGCCTACCAGGGCGGCCGTAGCGGCCACTGCGGGTGTGCGCACGAGGTCGGCCGATTTGATCTCACTGACCGCACCGGTGAGCACTCTTTTTTTCGAAGTGCCATAGCCCACCACGACCACATCTTCGAGCGAGCTGGCGCTTTCCGTCAGCACAATGCGAATGACCTGGTCTGCACTGATGGTATGTGTCTGGGTTTTAAAACCAACACTCGTGATCTCCAGTACATCGCCGGGTGCCGCTTCAATGGTAAAACTGCCATCGGGGCCGGAAGTGGTACTGATCTTTTTCCCTTTCACATTGATGGTGGCGGAAATAATGGGGTTACCATTTTTATCAAGGATGGTTCCCTTCAGGGGATCCCGGGCCATGGCAGCGAGGGAGGCAAACAACAGAAAGGCAATGAGGAGTGAGACGGACCGTCCTCGCTCCCACAATCGTAAGGTAGTGATGCTCATAATAGCAGATTTGGTTTTTTATTAGCAAGAATTGTTACACAAATGAATTGACCAGGCACAAAACATCCCCTTTCCTGTATGCATGCAGGCTTCCCCTGTTCATGCCTGCAGGCGTGCAGCATTAACTAACATCATGAAATGATATGTGATTGCTTAGCTCACCATAAGTCGTATTCTATGATTTTAATAATGGTTTCACCAGGTTTAGGGGTAGGGTGGGGGATATGCAGGATGGTGGTCATCAGGCATTCCCTGTGCATCTTGGTGTTAGTAAAATAGCAATGGAGCTTTTGTAAAAAATAGCCGGTAATGAATTGCTGTAATGAAAGAGCCAGCCGGAACAGGGGATGGCGGAGGCATAAAGCAGGCAGGGCGATCGCCCTGTTAAAAAGGATGGTTCGTTTCATATAGCAGTTACAAGTCATGGCAAATTATAATAATTCTTTAAATAATTGTCATAACTACATTTATTTTTTTCAGTGGTCATACTTTGCCGGTGGCATAAGCCGGGGAAAAATGCAGGAGCAGGCGCATAGAGAATTGGTTATTATCCGTATATGGTAAATCATATTTTGAACCCTGCCAATAAGTTTACTTTATTAGATTTGTGCCGGTAGGCTGTTCCGGACAGGGTAGATCGCTGAAAGAGGTAAGTAGAGCGGGTAAGGTCGCTGAAAGCGACAAAATAGTGCTGCGAGGCTGCAAGCATCGCAGCGTGATAAGCCGCACAGGTCGGTGGATAAGCAAGCCTTACAGAGCTATTTGGTAAAGTCATTTTTTGTTAATTCTTTTGCACATAAATTTATAAGTGTTACCTTGACACGAATTGCCGCATGAAAAGTGAACAATATGTTATAGGAGTTGATTACGGAACAGATTCTGTACGCTCCATTATAGTAGATGCTGCCAACGGAAAAGAGATTGCTGCTGCCGTATTTCCCTATCCCCGCTGGAAAGAGGGGCTGTATTGCAAGGCTGCGGCCAATCAATTCCGCCAGCACCCGCTCGATTATGTGGAAGGCCTGGAGCAGAGCATTAAGAGTTGCCTGCATCTGGCCGGCGCTGCTGTAGCCTCGAAGGTAAAAGCCATTTCCATTGATACCACCGGTTCCACGCCGGTAGCGGTAGATGAGAGCGGTACCCCCCTGGCCCTGCTGCCGGGTTTTGAACAGAATCCCAATGCCATGTTTGTGCTGTGGAAAGATCATACGTCGGTAAAAGAAGCGGCGGAGATCAATGCCCATGCAGAACGTTTTGACGTCAACTACCTGCAGTATGTAGGAGGCATTTATTCGTCAGAATGGTTCTGGGCAAAGCTGCTGCATGTGCTGCGGGCCGATGAACAGGTGCGTAAAGCCTGTTATTCCTGGGTAGAGCATTGCGACTGGATCCCTTTCCTGCTTACCGGTGGCCGCCGGGCTACGGACATCCGCCGGGGCGTATGTTCAGCCGGCCATAAATCATTGTGGGCTGCCGAATTCGGAGGCCTGCCGCCGGATGAATTCTTTACCTCCCTCGATCCGCTGCTAAAAGGATTTACTACCCGCCTTTTTAAAGATACCTATACCGCCGATAAACCTGCCGGCAGGCTCTCTGCCGAATGGGCTGAACGCCTGGGCCTTGCTACCGATGTGGTGATAGGCGTAGGTGCTTTTGATGCGCACATGGGCGCTGTGGGCGGACAGATAGAACCTTACCACCTCAGCAAGGTGATGGGTACTTCTACCTGCGATATGCTGGTAGCCCCCAAAGCCGATATGGAAGGTAAGCTGGTAAAAGGTATTTGCGGACAGGTAGATGGTTCCGTGATCCCCGGCATGATTGGCCTGGAAGCCGGACAGTCGGCTTTTGGTGATGCCTATGCCTGGTTCAGGAATATGCTGGCCTGGCCTGTACAACAATTGCTTTCCCAATCAGCTATCATAGATAAGGATACTGCTGCGAAGGTGGCAGAAGAAACACTGGCAAAGATCATCCCCACCCTGAGTCAGCAGGCGGAGCAACTGCCTTTTGATGACCATAGCGAGCTGGCAGTAGATTGGTTCAATGGCCGCCGTACACCGGATGCCAACCAGTTATTAAAAGGCGCCATCACCAACCTGGGGCTGGGCAGCGATGCGCCCCGCGTATTCAGGGCTGTAGTGGAAGCTACCTGCTTTGGCGCTAAAAGTATTGTAGACCGTTTCAATCAGGAGGGAGTACCGGTAAAAGGGTTGATTGGCCTGGGCGGTGTAGCGCGTAAGTCGCCCTTCATCATGCAAATGATGGCCGATGTCATGAATATGCCTATCCGCATTCACCGTTCTGAGCAAACCTGTGCTGCCGGTGCCGCCATGTTTGCCGCCACTGCTGCCGGTATTTATCCGAAAGTAGAAGCGGCGATGGCGGCTATGGGACAGGGATTTGATGCAGAATACTATCCCGACCAGCAAAAGGTAGCGCTCTATGCGAAGCGTTACCAACAGTACCATTCGCTGGGCAATTTTATAGAAGATCATATTTAGCAATTAACATGAGTGCATATAAACATATTCGTGAGGAAGCGTATGAGGCTAATATGCAGTTGCCGGCCCTGGGCCTGGTGCTGTTCACGTTTGGTAATGTAAGTGCGGTAGACCGTAACGCCGGCGTATTTGCCATTAAGCCAAGCGGTGTTCCCTATGCTTCCCTTTCCCCGGATAATATGGTGATCGTTGATTTTGATGCCAAAGTGGTAGAAGGAACCATGCGTCCTTCATCCGACACAAAAACACATGCCGTATTGTATAAACACTGGGATAAGATCGGCGGCATTGTACATACCCATTCCACCTATGCCACTGCCTGGGCCCAATCCCAGCGTGATATACCTATTTTCGGTACTACCCATGCCGATCATAATACCGTGGATATTCCCTGTGCGCCTCCTATGGACGATGCGATGATCAAAGGCGATTATGAACATGAGACCGGTTTCCAGATCATCAATTGCCTGCAATCAAAAGGATTGAGCTATGAAGAGGTGGAGATGGTGCTGGTAGGTAATCATGCTCCTTTCACCTGGGGCAAAACGGCCGCCAAAGCGGTCTATAACAGCGCCGTACTGGAAAACGTTGCCCAGATGGCCCTGCTCACAGAGCAGATCAATCCCCAGGCGCCGCGGCTGAAGGAGGCGTTGATCAGGAAGCATTTTGAAAGGAAACATGGACCCGATTCATACTACGGACAATCGTGAATATAAAATCAGTAAAAAAACGATAGATGATCAATTTAAAGACATTGGAAGTTTGGTTTGTAACCGGTAGTCAGCATTTGTATGGCCCGGAAACATTAAAGCAGGTAGCTGATCACGCTCAGACTATTGCTAAAGCCTTAAACGCTGCTGCCCAAATACCCGTTACTGTACAGTGGAAACCCACTGTTAAAACACCGGAAGAAATTTACCAGGTGTGCCTGGAGGCCAATTCAACACCCAACTGTATTGGTATTATTGCCTGGATGCATACTTTTTCCCCTGCCAAGATGTGGATCGGTGGACTGAAGATCCTGCAAAAGCCGTTGTTGCATTTGCATACACAGTTTAACCGGGATATTCCCTGGGGCGAGATTGACATGGATTTCATGAACCTGAACCAGAGTGCGCATGGCGACCGCGAGTTTGGTTTTATCATGACCCGCATGCGCCTGAACCGCAAAGTAGTGGTAGGCCACTGGCAGGATGAAGAGGTGCTGGAACGCATTAATGTGTGGACACGCGTAGCGGCAGGATGGCACGACTGGCAGGGCGCCCGCTTTGTGCGCTTTGGTGACAACATGCGCTTTGTGGCCGTTACAGATGGCGATAAGGTAGAAGCTGAATATAAATTTGGTTTTTCTGTAAATACTTATGGCGTTGGCGACCTGGTGAAGGTGATCAATGAGGTGAGCGATACTGCTGTAGACAAGCAAGTGCAGGAGTACAACGACCAATATAAAATAGCCGATGTATTGAAGAAAGGAGGCAACAGTTATGCTTCCCTGCGCGATGCCGCTAAGATTGAACTGGGTTTACGCACTTTCCTGGAGCAGGGTAATTTCAAAGGGTTCTCCGATACGTTTGAAGACCTGCACGGCATGATCCAACTGCCTGGTATCGCTGCACAACGTTTGATGGGCAGCGGCTACGGCTTTGCCGGTGAAGGCGACTGGAAGACGGCCGCACTGGTGCGGGCTATGAAGGTGATGGGACAGGGGCTGCCTGGTGGTAATTCTTTCATGGAAGACTATACTTACCATTTCAACCCATCCAATCCCCAGGTGCTGGGAGCGCACATGCTCGAGATCTGCGAGTCTATTGCAGATGGCAAGCCTTCCTGCGAGATACATCCGCTGGGCATTGGCGGCAAGGCCGATCCTGTAAGGCTGGTATTCAACAGCGCACCGGGTAAAGCACTGAATGCTTCCCTGATTGATATGGGCAACCGTTTCCGGATCCTGGTCAATGAAGTGGAGGCCGTAAAACCTGAACAGGACCTGCCTAAACTGCCGGTGGCAAGGGTATTATGGAAGCCATTGCCCGATATGAAAACTGCCTGTGCCGCCTGGATACTGGCCGGTGGTGCACACCATACCGGTTATAGCCAGAACCTCACTTCGGAGTACCTGCAGGACTTTGCTGAAATAGCAGGGGTGGAGTTTGTGTTGATCGGCAAGGACACCAACCTGTACCAGCTTAAGAATGAATTGCGCTGGAATGAAGCGTATTATAAGTAAGGGGTCTGGAATAGCTGCCCTGGAGGCAGCTTGTACATAATAAATAGCTAATATAATATTAGTTTATAATAGAGAAGAAGGCACCTTGCATTGAGCAGGTGCTTTCATTTTGTTCTGATATTTTTTGCCAGTTGCAGATAGTGGGGATTAAAAAATGATAATCCCGGTGGAAAGATTGACTTTTTACAGAGTAGTTTTAAAAAAATAATCGTTATTTTTCACGTTTGAAAAGTGCTTTGCATATGAAAATAAATACAGTCAGTACTGGTCATGCTAACAGTCGTTATTCTCTGCAGCCGTATAAGCCTTTCACCCATTTTCTAATCATCTTCTAAAACAACCTTCTAAACGGTTACTACATATGAATAACAAACTGGAGTATTACGATTACCTGATCATTGTATTCTACTTTATCCTGGTAGGCTCTTATGGTTACTGGATCTATCGCCGGAAGAAAAAAGCCGCGATGGATACAAAGGATTTCTTCCTGGCCGAAGGGTCGCTGACCTGGTGGGCCATTGGCGCTTCCCTGATCGCCTCCAATATTTCTGCTGAGCAGTTTATTGGTATGAGTGGTGAGGGATTTTTTGTGGGGACTGCGGTAGCTGCGTATGAGTGGATTGCTGCCCTGGCGCTGATCATTATTGCCATCTGGTTTATCCCGATCTACCTCAAGAATAAGATCTATACCATGCCGCAATTCCTCAAAACACGGTACAATGAAACCGTGGCTTTGATCATGGCGGTATTCTGGTTATTCCTGTATGTATTCGTAAACCTTACTTCTATCCTGTACCTGGGTGCAGTGGCCATCAATGGTTTATTGGGCGGTGAGTACCTGCATGCCATCATGCTGGCGCTGGCGGTGTGCGCCCTGATCATCACCCTGGGTGGTATGAAGGTTATTGGTTATACTGACGTAATACAGGTAGCTGTACTGATCATAGGTGGTCTGGCCACTACTTACTTAGCATTAACGATTGTTGGTGAAAAAATGGGTGTAGGTCCGGATGCTATTGCTGGTTTTAAAGCGCTGTTGAAGGATTCTCCGGATCACTTTAAGATGATCCTGGATAAGCCCGCCGCTACTTCCAGTACGCTTGAAAATGGCCCCCTGAATTTGTCGATACAGAAGTATGTGGTATTGCCCGGCATTGCCATGTATTTTGCCGGTCAGTGGATCGTAAACCTGAACTACTGGGGCTGTAATCAATACATTACACAACGGGCACTGGGCGCCGACCTGCAGACTGCACGTACCGGTATCCTGTTTGCCGGCTTCCTGAAGCTCCTGATGCCAGTGATCGTAATGCTGCCCGGTATTGCTGCCTGGGTATTGTATAAAAATGGTCACCTGCCGCAACTGGAAAGCAAGGACGGCGCTTATTCTGCCATCCTCGGCTTCCTGCCCAATGGCCTGAAAGGCTTGTCTATTG comes from Paraflavitalea devenefica and encodes:
- a CDS encoding SusC/RagA family TonB-linked outer membrane protein, producing MSITTLRLWERGRSVSLLIAFLLFASLAAMARDPLKGTILDKNGNPIISATINVKGKKISTTSGPDGSFTIEAAPGDVLEITSVGFKTQTHTISADQVIRIVLTESASSLEDVVVVGYGTSKKRVLTGAVSEIKSADLVRTPAVAATAALVGKLPGITFRATDARPGNGTNIQIRNLGNPLYVIDGVPYSNNDGTTAFGFNTGVSGTNIFNQIGMEDIESISILKDGAAAIYGLRAANGVVLVTTKKGKKNESTSINISGYYGLQNFTRFPQPGNAGQYVRGLLEAEQNAGNDPNKLYTPQELAKWETGTEKGYKSYDYMDIVTRPNVPQYYLNASASGGSAKSNYYFSIGHLNQDAILRDFNFKRTNMQANLNASIAKGLQIGTQIRGRIESRHNVGVPGLDDYFNPLLSISSMWPIEPPYANDNPNYINQGHSVNINPATYKNNVTGYIDEVFRSMDVNLSAQYDFKFGLTAKALFSYGYTNEDFDGFEFTYNAYTYNPSTDVYELRTGNQNPWRERHKRNIWSRFGQFQLNYAKQLGDHSITALAAYERSDMENSYLALHSIPPNNYIPTMFFANQDYLGDEWSTEARAGYTGRISYNYQQKYILDAFLRYEGSYLYIKDKRWGLFPGFAVGWRISEESFLKNKLPFLNELKLRGSYGETGSEVGISAFGYLGGYNFSQGSAVLDGTYVIGLRPRGLPITNLSWVNNQSTNIGIDFIMFDNTFSGSFDIWQRKRTGLPAGRYDVLLPSEVGYSLPNENLTSEANLGIDGMLTYSKKSREIDWSVSVNGTLARRKDLHFYKPRFGNSWDLYRNAWEERWGNINWGYQVIGRFQSQEEIDNYTINNDGQGNRSQLPGDFKFKDVNGDGVINGMDERPIGYAEGAQPYLSFGFNGKIAYKGFSLAVDFAGSSMQSFFRNWELRNPFQNNGNSPEYMLTDRWHREDPYDPNSKWIAGTYPALRKDYNHVNFSRKNDFWLTNVRYIRLKNMELAYTFNPKLTKRFGVSNLRVYVNGTNLFSFDNVREFEIDPEISSSNGLVYPQQKLVNFGFNVSFN
- a CDS encoding ribulokinase — encoded protein: MKSEQYVIGVDYGTDSVRSIIVDAANGKEIAAAVFPYPRWKEGLYCKAAANQFRQHPLDYVEGLEQSIKSCLHLAGAAVASKVKAISIDTTGSTPVAVDESGTPLALLPGFEQNPNAMFVLWKDHTSVKEAAEINAHAERFDVNYLQYVGGIYSSEWFWAKLLHVLRADEQVRKACYSWVEHCDWIPFLLTGGRRATDIRRGVCSAGHKSLWAAEFGGLPPDEFFTSLDPLLKGFTTRLFKDTYTADKPAGRLSAEWAERLGLATDVVIGVGAFDAHMGAVGGQIEPYHLSKVMGTSTCDMLVAPKADMEGKLVKGICGQVDGSVIPGMIGLEAGQSAFGDAYAWFRNMLAWPVQQLLSQSAIIDKDTAAKVAEETLAKIIPTLSQQAEQLPFDDHSELAVDWFNGRRTPDANQLLKGAITNLGLGSDAPRVFRAVVEATCFGAKSIVDRFNQEGVPVKGLIGLGGVARKSPFIMQMMADVMNMPIRIHRSEQTCAAGAAMFAATAAGIYPKVEAAMAAMGQGFDAEYYPDQQKVALYAKRYQQYHSLGNFIEDHI
- a CDS encoding L-ribulose-5-phosphate 4-epimerase produces the protein MSAYKHIREEAYEANMQLPALGLVLFTFGNVSAVDRNAGVFAIKPSGVPYASLSPDNMVIVDFDAKVVEGTMRPSSDTKTHAVLYKHWDKIGGIVHTHSTYATAWAQSQRDIPIFGTTHADHNTVDIPCAPPMDDAMIKGDYEHETGFQIINCLQSKGLSYEEVEMVLVGNHAPFTWGKTAAKAVYNSAVLENVAQMALLTEQINPQAPRLKEALIRKHFERKHGPDSYYGQS